The following are encoded together in the Natronolimnobius sp. AArcel1 genome:
- the eis gene encoding enhanced intracellular survival protein Eis — translation MADYRQIPDEREVFHEYRTYAFAPELGPTSYDSDEHDTPRALLGSPRGIYPDANADASQPRAVCRHYWLNARVRGEFHPTAGLAAVAAPPEYRRQGSVGRLLEHSLEEYRERGCQFAVLWPFQYAFYRQFGWDTSNTIVTHECDPETLAFASDEADRDGSFMRLEPNDYDRLESAYHAFAEEYALSLERSADWWRYCILESFDTDPYIYAYERDGVVRGYLTYTIEATADHSERTMDVSELAFETYDDLLALLSFCHTHDSQVDRIRLRLPEQVPLLEIAAEPDKIETTVETGPMVRLVDVEAALSALLYPDLEATITLAVTDDVAEWNDATFTLSSDDGGGVCDRDDSLTADAADAQLDIGALSQLAVGARSATALERTGRLEADTSTLETVTALFPETATYLSDQF, via the coding sequence ATGGCTGACTATCGCCAGATTCCCGATGAGCGGGAGGTGTTCCACGAGTACCGGACTTACGCGTTTGCTCCCGAACTGGGACCAACGTCGTACGATTCCGACGAACACGACACACCGCGGGCACTGCTTGGCTCGCCACGAGGTATCTACCCGGATGCCAACGCGGACGCCAGCCAACCACGTGCGGTCTGTCGACACTACTGGCTCAACGCCCGCGTACGCGGCGAGTTCCATCCAACTGCCGGACTGGCAGCCGTTGCGGCCCCGCCGGAGTATCGCCGTCAGGGCTCCGTCGGGCGTCTGCTCGAGCACTCACTCGAAGAGTATCGCGAACGCGGCTGTCAATTCGCGGTGCTGTGGCCGTTTCAATACGCGTTCTACCGACAGTTCGGCTGGGATACGAGCAATACGATTGTGACTCACGAGTGCGATCCCGAAACGCTCGCGTTCGCCTCAGACGAAGCCGACCGTGACGGGTCGTTCATGCGTCTCGAGCCCAACGACTATGACCGTCTCGAGTCGGCCTATCACGCCTTCGCTGAGGAGTACGCACTCTCGCTCGAACGCTCGGCTGACTGGTGGCGTTATTGCATCCTCGAGAGCTTCGATACCGACCCGTATATCTACGCCTACGAGCGCGATGGAGTCGTTCGAGGCTATCTCACGTACACGATCGAAGCAACCGCCGACCACAGTGAGCGGACGATGGACGTCTCCGAACTCGCATTCGAGACGTACGACGACCTACTCGCACTCTTGTCGTTCTGTCATACTCACGATTCACAGGTCGACCGAATTCGACTCCGCCTCCCCGAACAGGTCCCGCTGCTCGAGATTGCAGCCGAACCCGACAAAATCGAGACGACAGTCGAGACAGGGCCAATGGTCCGACTCGTCGACGTCGAAGCCGCGCTGTCGGCGCTTTTGTACCCCGATCTCGAGGCGACGATCACGCTCGCGGTCACAGACGATGTCGCTGAGTGGAACGACGCTACGTTTACGCTCTCGAGCGACGACGGTGGTGGCGTCTGTGACCGAGACGACTCGCTCACAGCCGACGCGGCTGACGCACAACTCGATATCGGCGCGCTCTCGCAACTCGCTGTTGGCGCTCGCTCCGCAACCGCTCTCGAGCGAACTGGGCGACTCGAGGCGGATACAAGTACGCTCGAGACAGTGACGGCCCTGTTCCCAGAGACAGCAACCTACCTGAGTGATC
- a CDS encoding pyridoxal phosphate-dependent aminotransferase, whose translation MTFELADRVQSVPPSGIRRFFEIAEERDDVISLGVGEPDFATPWAARDAAITSLEQGKTSYTANRGKRELREAISDYVADRFDLGYGPDEEIIATAGASEAVDLAFRALVNPGDTVAVAQPSYISYGPGVTFAGGEVLPVPTTEENDFRLTVDALEQAGANEADLLVFCYPNNPTGAIMRESDLEPIAEFVREHDLTVLADEIYAELTYDGHTHTSIATLPGMRERTVVFNGFSKAHAMTGLRLGYALGPAEVIGAMNKIHQYTMLSAPTTAQYAALEALESCENDVQEMVSQYDRRRQFILSRFREIGMDVFDAKGAFYCFPEVPEGWTAEEFAEELLHEQGVAVVPGDVFGAGGDNHLRVSYATGLEDIREALARIEAFLADH comes from the coding sequence ATGACGTTCGAACTTGCAGATCGCGTCCAGTCGGTCCCGCCATCAGGCATCCGCCGATTCTTCGAAATCGCCGAAGAGCGCGACGACGTCATCTCACTTGGTGTCGGCGAACCCGACTTCGCAACGCCGTGGGCGGCCCGCGACGCCGCGATCACCTCTCTCGAGCAGGGCAAAACCTCCTACACGGCAAACCGGGGGAAACGCGAACTCCGCGAGGCAATCAGTGACTACGTCGCCGATCGTTTTGATCTCGGCTACGGCCCCGATGAGGAGATCATTGCCACCGCTGGCGCGAGCGAAGCCGTCGATCTGGCTTTCCGTGCACTCGTCAATCCGGGCGATACCGTTGCGGTTGCCCAGCCATCGTACATCTCCTACGGACCGGGCGTAACCTTCGCCGGCGGTGAGGTCCTGCCCGTGCCGACGACGGAAGAAAATGACTTTCGGCTGACGGTCGACGCCCTCGAGCAAGCCGGCGCAAACGAGGCCGATCTGCTCGTATTCTGTTATCCGAACAACCCAACGGGTGCCATTATGCGTGAGTCAGACCTCGAGCCAATCGCCGAGTTCGTCCGTGAACACGATCTGACTGTCCTTGCCGACGAGATTTACGCGGAACTCACCTACGACGGGCACACGCACACCTCGATTGCGACGCTACCGGGCATGCGCGAGCGCACTGTCGTCTTCAATGGCTTCTCGAAGGCGCACGCGATGACGGGGCTGCGACTTGGCTACGCGCTTGGCCCCGCCGAGGTCATTGGCGCGATGAACAAGATCCATCAGTACACGATGCTCTCGGCTCCGACGACGGCCCAGTACGCCGCTCTCGAGGCGCTCGAGTCCTGCGAGAATGACGTCCAGGAGATGGTTTCTCAGTACGATCGACGCCGCCAGTTTATTCTCTCGCGATTCCGCGAGATTGGCATGGACGTCTTCGATGCGAAAGGCGCGTTCTACTGCTTCCCGGAGGTTCCCGAAGGCTGGACCGCAGAAGAGTTCGCCGAGGAACTGCTGCACGAACAGGGTGTCGCCGTCGTCCCCGGTGACGTCTTCGGTGCAGGCGGTGACAACCATCTCCGCGTCTCCTATGCGACCGGGCTCGAGGATATCCGGGAGGCGCTGGCTCGGATCGAGGCGTTCCTCGCGGACCACTGA
- a CDS encoding Lrp/AsnC family transcriptional regulator: MSEREVLELLRENARYSTADIARMTGLEESEVDTAIEELEAAGVICGYQAVVDWDELEDERVRAEVELNVRLDRETGYGDIAERLARFPQVTALRLVSGDYDFDMEVEGDSIREVSQFISEKVAPVPEITQTVTHYVMTSYKENGIEFGNGDEDDRLSVSP, translated from the coding sequence ATGAGCGAACGCGAGGTGCTCGAGTTGCTTCGTGAGAACGCACGGTACTCCACGGCGGATATCGCGCGAATGACCGGCCTCGAGGAGTCCGAGGTCGACACAGCCATCGAAGAACTCGAGGCAGCAGGCGTCATCTGTGGGTATCAAGCGGTTGTCGACTGGGACGAGCTGGAAGACGAGCGTGTCCGTGCCGAAGTCGAATTGAACGTTCGACTCGACCGCGAAACCGGCTACGGCGACATCGCAGAGCGCCTCGCCCGATTCCCACAGGTCACCGCGTTACGCCTCGTCAGCGGCGACTACGACTTCGATATGGAGGTCGAAGGTGACTCGATCCGCGAAGTCTCTCAGTTTATCAGCGAGAAGGTCGCGCCCGTCCCCGAGATCACCCAAACGGTCACGCACTACGTGATGACCTCGTACAAAGAAAACGGGATCGAGTTCGGAAACGGTGACGAGGACGACCGGCTCTCGGTGTCGCCCTGA
- the dpsA gene encoding DNA starvation/stationary phase protection protein DpsA codes for MSTQKTVRQPADVVEENELRLDQDKAEQIVDALNSELANAYVLYHQLKKHHWVVEGAEFLPLHEFLEEAYEHVEEGADAIAERAQALGGVPVSGPANLQDRATVEFEGEDVYDVRTMFQHDLEMYGDIIESMRGSIELADNLGDYATAEILREILVTLEEDGHHFEHYLEDDSLVLEEATKER; via the coding sequence ATGAGCACTCAGAAAACCGTCCGTCAACCAGCCGATGTCGTCGAGGAGAACGAACTTCGCCTTGACCAGGACAAAGCCGAGCAGATCGTCGACGCGCTGAACTCGGAACTTGCGAACGCGTACGTCCTATACCACCAGCTCAAAAAGCACCACTGGGTCGTCGAGGGCGCAGAGTTCCTCCCCCTCCACGAATTCCTCGAGGAGGCCTATGAACACGTCGAGGAAGGTGCAGACGCCATCGCTGAGCGCGCCCAAGCACTCGGCGGCGTACCCGTCTCTGGTCCGGCGAACTTACAAGACCGCGCGACCGTCGAGTTCGAGGGCGAAGACGTCTACGACGTCCGAACGATGTTCCAACACGACCTCGAGATGTACGGCGACATCATCGAATCGATGCGCGGCAGCATCGAACTCGCGGATAACCTCGGCGACTACGCAACCGCCGAAATCCTTCGTGAGATCCTCGTCACGCTCGAGGAAGACGGTCACCACTTCGAGCACTACCTCGAGGACGACTCTCTCGTGCTCGAAGAAGCGACGAAAGAGCGGTAA
- the purM gene encoding phosphoribosylformylglycinamidine cyclo-ligase: MTDSADDADEERLTYADTGVDIEASEDATAALLEAFGSDLRTEYAGLIDIGDRYLALATDGVGTKLLVAEALEDFSTIGIDCIAMNVNDLVAAGVEPVAFVDYLAIDEPDEEITNQVGEGLAVGLEQSDLTMLGGETAVMPDVVKGFDLAGTCVGLADKDEIFEGEAAVGDALVGFPSNGIHSNGLTLAREAATRNHDYTDEFPLDPEHTIGEELLRPTRIYTDLLESMHDHDVRAAAHVTGGGWTNLLRMGEHNYVIENPLPAQPIFEFIQEEGNVTDEEMHRTFNMGTGFVVALPDEQADALVAETDGQIIGHVKEGNTVDIRGLSLE, from the coding sequence ATGACCGATTCAGCGGACGATGCAGACGAGGAACGGCTCACCTACGCCGACACCGGCGTCGATATCGAAGCCAGTGAAGACGCAACCGCAGCCCTCCTCGAGGCCTTCGGGAGCGACCTTCGAACCGAATACGCGGGTCTGATCGACATCGGCGACCGCTATCTCGCGCTCGCAACGGATGGCGTCGGGACGAAACTGCTCGTCGCAGAAGCCCTCGAGGACTTCTCGACGATTGGTATCGACTGCATCGCGATGAACGTCAACGACCTCGTCGCGGCGGGCGTCGAACCCGTCGCGTTCGTCGACTACCTTGCTATCGACGAGCCTGACGAAGAGATCACGAATCAGGTCGGTGAGGGACTCGCAGTCGGCCTCGAGCAGTCCGATCTGACGATGCTCGGGGGCGAAACCGCCGTCATGCCCGATGTCGTAAAAGGCTTCGACCTCGCGGGTACCTGCGTCGGACTGGCCGATAAAGACGAGATCTTCGAAGGCGAGGCCGCAGTCGGCGACGCGCTCGTGGGTTTCCCGTCAAACGGTATCCACTCGAACGGCCTCACGCTCGCTCGCGAAGCCGCGACTCGGAATCACGACTACACCGACGAGTTCCCGCTCGATCCCGAACACACCATCGGCGAGGAACTGCTCCGGCCGACCCGTATCTACACGGACCTCCTCGAGTCGATGCACGACCACGACGTTCGCGCGGCGGCTCACGTCACTGGCGGCGGGTGGACGAACCTGCTGCGGATGGGCGAGCACAACTACGTCATCGAAAATCCGCTGCCAGCCCAGCCAATCTTCGAGTTCATCCAGGAGGAAGGGAACGTGACCGACGAGGAGATGCACCGGACGTTCAACATGGGCACTGGATTCGTCGTTGCGCTGCCCGACGAGCAGGCTGATGCACTCGTCGCCGAGACGGACGGGCAGATTATCGGTCACGTCAAGGAAGGCAACACGGTCGACATCCGCGGATTGAGCCTCGAGTGA
- a CDS encoding metalloprotease yields MSVRTTRQSEPELTFSSKELFDLAVAWIVLSVAFALLLAPIHRVAGVTIGDFVTMVGLSFVTVGVAFLLHELAHKVVAIEYGQLAEFRADYQMLFLAIMSALIGFLFAAPGAVYHRGRITKRENAMIALAGPLTNHLLAVLFLPLMLFGGYLGVIGHMGVLINLFLAAFNMIPFGPLDGKTVLTWNKAVFSAVFVVSAVVLVGFILTFGFW; encoded by the coding sequence ATGAGTGTCCGAACAACCCGTCAGTCGGAGCCGGAACTCACTTTCAGCAGCAAGGAGCTGTTCGACCTCGCAGTCGCCTGGATTGTCCTAAGCGTCGCGTTTGCGCTGTTGCTCGCACCGATTCACCGCGTTGCTGGCGTCACCATCGGCGACTTCGTCACGATGGTCGGACTCAGCTTCGTCACCGTCGGCGTCGCCTTCCTCCTGCACGAACTCGCACACAAGGTCGTCGCCATCGAGTACGGCCAACTCGCGGAATTTCGTGCGGACTATCAGATGCTGTTTCTGGCGATCATGAGCGCCCTGATCGGCTTCCTGTTCGCCGCACCCGGAGCCGTCTATCACCGTGGGCGCATCACGAAACGCGAGAACGCGATGATCGCCTTGGCCGGCCCGTTGACGAATCACCTGCTCGCAGTCCTGTTCTTGCCACTAATGCTGTTTGGCGGCTACCTCGGGGTTATCGGTCACATGGGCGTCCTGATCAACCTCTTTCTCGCCGCGTTCAACATGATCCCGTTCGGGCCACTCGACGGGAAAACGGTCCTGACGTGGAACAAAGCCGTTTTCTCGGCTGTCTTCGTTGTGAGTGCGGTCGTGCTCGTCGGGTTCATCCTGACGTTCGGCTTCTGGTGA
- a CDS encoding TraB/GumN family protein, producing the protein MSDAGDANVPEPPGDDTTDQGSVEVLGTAHVSQASVDDVHEAVDREQPDIVAVELDEGRYQQMQGGTPDDLEAKDLLSGNTVFQFLAYWMLSYVQSRLGDQFDIEPGADMKAGIDAAERNGSGVALVDRDIQITIQRFWRRLSFTEKLKMVGGLALGITNPKTIGLAFGAVGGALLGFVFAAFISPYLGLGETLLLGITATSTLQYVGAVGLGTAGGLFIGLLFIPPIESAHKYTGGLLDGFSLSLVIGVLVGIAGSLALVATGTFVGPFSQGGLESAGIYSIRGGVGLLAGLGIGVALGAVLGLVLSALGGDVEEVEEIDIEQMTDGDVVAAMMEEFRQFSPRGANALIDERDAYIAHNLHALRKQGYDVLAVVGAGHKAGIENYLLNPDELPPMDSLTGTASSRRFSPLKIFGYLVMLAFFGFFFLLIMAGVQNTFLLQLFIAWFLFNGIFAFTLARLAGARWSSAGVGGLVAWLTSINPLIAPGWFAGYVELKHRPVNVRDIQTLNEIVGDTERPVGEAMEEMFNVPLFRLIMVVALTNIGSLIATVLFPLVVLPYLAPDIGGVDALMGELMQGARNSLELLRSFFA; encoded by the coding sequence ATGAGCGATGCAGGCGACGCCAACGTCCCGGAACCCCCCGGCGACGACACCACCGATCAGGGGTCCGTCGAGGTTCTCGGGACGGCCCACGTGTCCCAGGCCAGCGTCGATGACGTCCACGAAGCTGTCGACAGAGAACAACCCGATATCGTCGCCGTCGAACTCGACGAAGGACGATATCAACAGATGCAAGGCGGTACACCCGATGACCTCGAGGCCAAAGACCTCCTCTCGGGCAACACCGTCTTTCAGTTCCTCGCGTACTGGATGCTCTCATATGTCCAGTCGCGACTCGGCGATCAGTTCGATATCGAACCCGGCGCGGACATGAAAGCCGGCATCGACGCCGCGGAACGAAACGGTAGCGGCGTTGCACTGGTCGATCGCGACATTCAGATTACGATCCAGCGATTCTGGCGGCGGTTATCATTCACCGAGAAGCTGAAGATGGTCGGCGGGCTCGCACTCGGGATTACGAACCCGAAAACGATTGGGCTTGCCTTCGGTGCCGTCGGCGGCGCACTCCTCGGATTTGTCTTCGCCGCGTTCATCTCGCCGTATCTCGGCCTCGGCGAGACGCTGTTGCTTGGTATCACCGCCACCTCGACGCTGCAGTACGTCGGCGCGGTCGGACTCGGAACCGCCGGCGGTCTCTTCATCGGCCTCCTGTTTATCCCCCCGATCGAATCCGCCCACAAATACACCGGCGGCCTCCTCGATGGCTTTTCACTCAGTCTCGTCATCGGCGTGCTTGTCGGAATCGCGGGGAGCCTCGCGCTGGTCGCCACCGGCACGTTCGTCGGCCCGTTCTCTCAAGGAGGACTCGAGAGCGCTGGCATCTACTCGATCCGCGGTGGCGTTGGCCTCTTGGCAGGGCTCGGGATCGGTGTTGCCCTCGGAGCCGTCCTCGGACTCGTCCTCTCCGCACTCGGCGGTGATGTCGAGGAAGTCGAAGAGATCGATATCGAACAGATGACCGACGGCGACGTCGTCGCCGCGATGATGGAGGAGTTCCGCCAGTTCAGTCCGCGTGGCGCAAACGCCCTGATCGACGAACGCGACGCCTACATCGCCCACAACCTGCACGCACTTCGAAAGCAGGGCTACGACGTGCTCGCCGTCGTCGGTGCGGGCCACAAAGCCGGTATCGAGAACTACCTCCTGAACCCCGACGAACTCCCGCCGATGGACTCGCTGACTGGCACGGCCTCGAGTCGGCGGTTCTCGCCGCTGAAAATCTTCGGCTATCTCGTCATGCTTGCATTTTTCGGCTTTTTCTTCCTGCTGATTATGGCAGGCGTCCAGAACACGTTCCTTCTGCAGTTGTTCATCGCGTGGTTCCTGTTTAACGGCATCTTTGCCTTTACGCTCGCCCGACTCGCAGGCGCACGCTGGAGCAGTGCCGGCGTCGGTGGCCTCGTGGCGTGGCTGACGAGCATCAACCCGCTGATCGCCCCGGGCTGGTTCGCGGGCTACGTCGAACTCAAACACCGGCCGGTCAACGTCCGGGATATCCAGACGCTGAACGAAATCGTCGGCGACACCGAACGGCCGGTCGGCGAGGCCATGGAAGAGATGTTCAACGTGCCGCTGTTCCGACTCATCATGGTCGTCGCGTTGACGAACATCGGGAGCCTGATCGCAACCGTGCTCTTCCCGCTCGTCGTCTTGCCGTATCTGGCCCCCGACATCGGCGGTGTTGACGCGCTCATGGGCGAACTGATGCAAGGCGCTCGGAACAGCCTCGAGTTACTCCGCAGCTTCTTCGCATGA
- a CDS encoding acyl-CoA thioesterase, with amino-acid sequence MTALIETVIENREMVQPNHANMLDVAHGGNVMKWMDEVGAMSAMRFAGETCVTAHVNRMDFERPIPVGDTAYITAYVYDAGTSSIKVRLVTEREDLRTREREKTTESYFVYVAIDEHNEPTPVPDLMVSSEQEKQLRQEALAGENGD; translated from the coding sequence ATGACCGCACTGATCGAAACCGTTATTGAGAATCGTGAGATGGTCCAGCCAAACCACGCCAATATGCTCGACGTTGCCCACGGGGGCAACGTCATGAAGTGGATGGACGAAGTCGGCGCGATGAGTGCCATGCGCTTTGCCGGCGAGACCTGTGTCACTGCCCACGTCAACCGCATGGATTTCGAGCGCCCGATTCCGGTCGGCGACACCGCCTACATTACCGCATACGTCTACGACGCCGGCACCTCGAGCATCAAGGTCCGGTTGGTCACCGAGCGCGAAGACCTGCGGACGCGCGAACGTGAGAAGACGACTGAATCCTACTTTGTCTACGTCGCGATTGACGAACACAACGAGCCGACGCCGGTACCCGACCTCATGGTCTCGAGCGAGCAGGAAAAACAGCTCCGACAGGAAGCACTCGCAGGCGAAAACGGCGACTGA
- a CDS encoding S66 peptidase family protein translates to MTVVTTPPPLERGDNIAVIAPSSNPIEEFPYVYERGLERLRKVFDLEPVEYPTVEMGNEALADKPEARARDIMDAFADPDTKGVIALIGGNDQIRVLEHLEADVLRENPTRFYGYSDNTNLALYLWNLGIVSYYGPCVFTELAMDGEMFEHTIEYTERAFFEDSVGEIRPADHFTDEPGDWADPDSLEQARDTEPNSGWQWAGGDNPVSGRVWGGCLEILDQQFLADRYLPDEDDLEGTILALETSEELPDSGWVAGVLRALGERGLLERFAGVLVGRPPARSHLEDRPPERRETYREQQREAIEGVFERYNPDAPLVFNVDFGHTWPTTPIPIGSVVEVDPAAETIRFE, encoded by the coding sequence ATGACAGTCGTCACGACGCCACCGCCGCTCGAGCGCGGCGACAACATCGCCGTCATCGCCCCGTCATCGAACCCAATTGAGGAGTTCCCGTACGTCTACGAACGCGGCCTCGAGCGCCTGCGCAAAGTGTTCGACCTCGAGCCGGTTGAGTACCCGACCGTCGAGATGGGAAACGAAGCGTTAGCCGACAAGCCCGAGGCGCGCGCTCGAGACATTATGGATGCCTTCGCGGACCCAGATACAAAGGGAGTGATTGCTCTCATCGGCGGCAACGACCAGATTCGGGTCCTCGAGCATCTCGAGGCGGACGTGCTGCGGGAAAATCCAACCCGGTTCTACGGCTACAGCGACAACACGAATCTCGCGCTGTATCTGTGGAATCTGGGGATCGTTTCCTACTACGGCCCCTGCGTGTTCACCGAACTCGCGATGGACGGCGAGATGTTCGAGCACACAATCGAGTACACCGAGCGCGCCTTCTTCGAGGATTCGGTCGGCGAGATCCGCCCCGCCGACCACTTTACCGACGAACCCGGCGACTGGGCAGACCCCGACTCGCTCGAGCAGGCCCGCGACACCGAACCCAATTCAGGCTGGCAGTGGGCCGGGGGCGACAACCCAGTCTCGGGGCGCGTCTGGGGTGGCTGCCTCGAGATTCTCGACCAGCAGTTCCTCGCAGACCGGTATCTCCCCGACGAGGACGACCTGGAGGGAACGATCCTGGCACTCGAGACCTCCGAAGAACTGCCCGATTCCGGGTGGGTCGCTGGCGTCCTCAGAGCCCTCGGCGAGCGCGGACTGCTCGAGCGCTTTGCCGGCGTGCTCGTCGGCCGTCCACCGGCACGATCACATCTCGAGGATCGCCCACCGGAGCGTCGTGAGACGTATCGAGAACAGCAGCGCGAGGCAATCGAAGGCGTATTCGAGAGGTACAACCCCGACGCGCCGCTCGTGTTCAACGTCGATTTCGGCCACACGTGGCCGACGACGCCGATCCCAATCGGCAGCGTCGTCGAGGTCGACCCCGCAGCCGAGACGATTCGCTTTGAGTGA
- a CDS encoding glycine zipper 2TM domain-containing protein, protein MSSKLTTIVRRARYAAFGAAIGAAIGSLFGRSGASTGGAIGGLVGAVAADTRETADEYIHEARGRVDDAKTE, encoded by the coding sequence ATGTCATCGAAACTCACGACCATTGTTCGGCGGGCACGCTACGCCGCGTTTGGGGCCGCAATCGGTGCTGCAATCGGCAGTCTATTCGGTCGAAGCGGGGCAAGCACTGGCGGCGCAATCGGCGGGTTGGTCGGCGCTGTCGCCGCCGACACACGCGAAACAGCAGACGAATACATCCACGAAGCACGAGGCCGCGTCGACGACGCGAAAACCGAGTAG
- a CDS encoding HAD-IIA family hydrolase, protein MTEYEAVVLDIDGTIVRGDELLPGATDGIHALEEAGCSRLLFSNNPTRGRAHYGEKLAPHGLEVEPETVLTSATVTAQYLSDTHPGERVFLVGSPRLEAILEDRSIVVTTDPADANVVLGSFDRDFSYDDLAEALSALEGDTAFYGTDPDTTIPVDGGTIPGSGAILAAMEAASGREPDAILGKPSAIAAEAAMARLDADPGQTLVVGDRLDTDIALGKQAGMDTAVVLTGVTERADLEAGTTGPEPDHVLESLGNIETIL, encoded by the coding sequence ATGACCGAGTACGAGGCCGTGGTCCTCGATATCGATGGCACGATCGTTCGCGGCGATGAACTTCTCCCCGGTGCGACCGACGGAATTCATGCCCTCGAGGAAGCGGGCTGTTCGCGATTGCTTTTTTCGAATAATCCCACGCGGGGACGTGCCCACTACGGCGAGAAACTCGCCCCGCACGGACTCGAGGTCGAGCCAGAGACTGTCCTGACCTCGGCGACAGTAACAGCACAGTATCTCTCCGACACCCATCCCGGCGAGCGCGTCTTCCTCGTTGGAAGCCCGCGACTCGAGGCGATTCTCGAGGATCGATCGATTGTAGTCACGACCGACCCCGCTGACGCTAATGTGGTTCTGGGCTCGTTCGATCGCGACTTCTCATATGACGACCTCGCTGAGGCGCTGTCCGCTCTCGAAGGCGATACCGCATTTTACGGCACCGATCCCGATACGACGATTCCGGTCGATGGCGGGACGATTCCCGGTTCAGGTGCGATTCTCGCAGCGATGGAAGCCGCTTCGGGTCGTGAACCTGACGCAATTTTAGGCAAACCGTCTGCAATCGCAGCCGAGGCAGCGATGGCTCGCCTCGATGCGGATCCCGGCCAGACGCTCGTCGTTGGCGACCGGCTTGATACCGACATCGCACTCGGCAAACAGGCCGGTATGGACACCGCCGTTGTCCTCACGGGCGTGACGGAACGAGCGGACCTTGAGGCTGGAACGACTGGCCCAGAACCGGACCACGTCCTCGAGTCTCTCGGCAACATCGAGACAATTCTCTGA
- a CDS encoding SHOCT domain-containing protein has product MASDSGGRDYNLTELFALKFVLADVVIIAALLLAGPWVAVAITALFVLSFILLWYLTRPADDTDEPEQAVDPVTQLQQRYAAGELSESEFEHRLDRLVESNERADRAGVDTDELELEYERSD; this is encoded by the coding sequence ATGGCCAGCGATAGCGGTGGGCGAGACTACAACCTCACGGAACTGTTCGCCCTCAAATTCGTCCTCGCGGACGTGGTGATCATCGCGGCGCTGCTGTTGGCGGGACCGTGGGTCGCCGTCGCGATCACCGCGCTGTTCGTCCTCAGCTTTATTTTGCTCTGGTATCTCACCCGGCCCGCGGACGACACAGACGAGCCCGAACAGGCCGTCGATCCGGTCACCCAACTCCAGCAACGCTACGCCGCGGGTGAACTCTCCGAATCCGAGTTCGAACACCGCCTCGACCGACTGGTCGAGTCGAACGAACGCGCCGACCGCGCCGGCGTCGACACCGACGAGTTAGAACTCGAGTACGAGCGCTCGGATTGA
- a CDS encoding rubrerythrin-like domain-containing protein, whose translation MHKRPYRTFFCVVCSHSSMVYTDPYTPTRSRYECRRCGYRESTDSLRSCPECNGQTQNIAVGRE comes from the coding sequence ATGCACAAGCGTCCCTACAGAACATTCTTTTGTGTGGTATGTTCCCACAGTTCTATGGTCTACACGGACCCATACACACCGACCCGTTCGCGGTACGAATGCCGACGCTGTGGCTACCGAGAATCGACCGACTCGCTCAGATCCTGTCCCGAGTGTAACGGGCAGACACAAAACATCGCCGTTGGGAGGGAGTAA